CACATCCCCTGAACAGTGGTGCTCAGAATAGCACTGCCTGCTTGTTTCTCAGACTTCTTTTTAAGACACTAAGAAATGTAGAATCTGTATGGAATTGGACATTTGACTTGGAGTCTGCTTTTCAGACTCAAGAATTACACAAATGTTGAATTTCCTGACCCTAGTTAGGAGACATTGATCCCCCTTCCTCTGTTCTGACTGAACCTGTGGTCTGGGCTGTAACGGACCTCAGAGCTCCCATGGGCTTTCCTGCTGCTGTACGACTTACATCACCATGGATTACCAATAATAGGATTTGCCACTCGGAAGCTGGGGCGATACTTATTCAAAACTCACAACGTATTTTCTTACAGAGAAATATGGCTTCAGTTTTTCATTACTTCCTGTTAGTTCTGGTCTTTCTGGATACACACGCAGCTCAGCCTTTCTGTCTGCCAGGATGCACTTGCTCAGAGGAGAGTTTTGGCAGGTGCGCTCTGCTGGCCAGATGTTAGAGGGTTATGGGGAATGGGTTTTCTTTGGGGATGATGTGGAGTGGAAGCAGGCTTAGAATTGGCAGGAAATCAGCAAATCTCTATGAGACTCATTCTAGTTGGGACTGAACTTTGCTGAATTGTGCATTTTTACCAAAATGAGTCTAACTCTTTTATTTCaatgaataataatatttttactcTGATTCACATGTCTAATGCCAGGATCAGCCTGACCCCACTTTCCAGTCCCCTGCTGTTTATCTTAAAGCTGTTCTGGTTTCTTGTACAGGACTCTGCAGTGCACATCTATCTCCTTGGGAAAGATCCCTGGGAAACTTCCTGAAGAGTTCAAGCAAGTGAGAATTGAAAACTCACCCTTATTTGAGATGCCCCAAGGGTCTTTCATCAACATGAGCACCTTGGAATACCTTTGGCTCAATTTTAACAATATCAGTGTGATCCATCTAGGAGCCCTGGAACACCTGCCAGAACTGAGGGAGCTGAGATTGGAGGGGAACAAGCTCTGCTCAGTACCATGGACAGCGTTCCGTGCCACCCCTCTCCTGAGGGTCTTGGATCTCAGACGCAACAAGATTGATGCACTCCCTGAGCTGGCTCTTCAATTCTTGGTCAACCTGACCTACCTTGACCTATCCTCTAATAGGCTTACAGTTGTATCCAAGAGTGTCTTCCTGAACTGGCCAGCCTACCAGAAACGCCGGCAGCCTGACTGTGGGGCTGAGATTCTCTCCAGCCTGGTGGTGGCCCTGCATGACAACCCCTGGGTATGTGACTGTCGCCTAAGGGGGCTTGTCCAGTTTGTCAAGTCCATTACCCTCCCAGTCATCCTGGTGAATACCTACCTGATATGCCGGGGCCCTCTGTCCAAGGCAGGGCAGCTTTTTCATGAAACTGAGCTTAGCGCTTGCATGAAGCCACAGATCTCAACCCCCAGTGCCAATGTCACCATCCGGGTGGGACAGAATGTGACTCTGCGATGCTTGGCACAGGCCAGCCCCTCACCATCCATTGCATGGACTTATCCCCTGATTATGTGGAGAGAATTTGATGGTAAGCCACATGCACCCTCTCAGTGTATCTGGAGGGAATGGAGAGGTCTGTAGCAAACCCATCCTCATTAGAGAGGTTCAAAGCTGGGTCAATCATGAAGGGTGGGTGCAAGTAAGATTGGGATAGCCTTGAATTGTGCTCACTAGAACAGAAAAGATTCCAAGGTAGTGTTCCACTATTGGCATTATTTTAGATGTTTGCATACAGATCTCTTTGCATACagaacatatacacatatataaatacatatttcaggGCTCGTTTAATATcttatgtaaatattataaaattttatataagcaGATATAGTCTTTGGGAATCTTCTAGATGCAAAACACTGGACTATGTATTTTAGAATTCTAGAATTTTTGACTAGGATTGATTCTAGAGATGATCTATTACTTATTTCCTTAACTTGCCTGAGCAGAATCACCTGGGGTGCTTGTTTGAAATAACATTGACATAAAATTGTTCAGACCTTATTGGCTTGAATTTGTAATACTGGGACCCAGGCAAAGGAAGTGACCTCTGTGGGCCCTGGGGCTGGAATTCAAACCTGCCTCTTCCTTCCTGGAACCCTCTGCTCTGTTTTCATACCTCAGCTGGGATTACCTTTAATGCTACTCTGTAGGATTGGGCATATGACAAAGCCGGAGATGGCCTCCCTGGGGGTATCccaaagttgaaaagaaaaaactttgtaCATTCCTCGTGTCCTGTCTTCTGTTGTCTGTCTAGAAGACAACTAGGAATAGCTGGGTAAAACTTGGGAAATATAGTCATTTGCCCAGGTATTTGTTATACATTATGACAAAACTCTCGATGGTTTAAAAAATACCCAATTAActgaattttcacattttatattgttttgataATACCTTATTGTCTTGGCATTCAATAtcgatgaaagaaaaatataggatTTATTGTTGTAGCCTCTTTGAAAACCAAGAAATGCATCCAGGTGTTGTCTTTCGTGGTGTTCTATAATCACTGTTTGGCAACGTGTTATATAATCTCTCAGTAAAAATATAAGCTAAGACTTACTGAACACTTACTTTCAAACTAATGAGGTAGGTGATTGCTTATCATCCCATTTTATTGATAAGAAAATTGTCAAGAGAatttaagcaacttgcccaggaCCACACTGGATAGGAGCTCCATTAACGATAGGAGCCCAGGCATGTGGCTCCAGGCTCTGAGGAACTGTTCATCTGGAAGGTAAGAAGGCACTTCCTGAAGCTCATAATATCGCACAATCACATAGTTGCAGGAACTCTCCTGAAAGCCGTGGCTCAGCAAGGCGAAGGTGGTTTGGTGGGTGCAGTTAGTGAAGTTGAAAGAGTATGGTCTTCATAGATTGAAAAGCCGAGTCCCCTATCAATTGTTGCTTCTGAACAACTCTCACTATGGGCAAGTTGATGGATTGCTCCAATCCTCAATATCCTGTGTGTAAAAATCAATTACTTATCTTACACGATTGCTGGGAGACAAACACCTGACACCAGGTATGAGGTTCATAAGAGGTTACCACCATcttttaacaacaacaataacaaaaaacaagcaaaacaaaacaaaactggcatTGCTAGACACTTTCCAGCAGTCTATCAGATAAATGCacagctgttttgttttctttccaccCAGTGTTGACATCTTCTACTGGAGAAGACACTGCTCTGTCGGAGCTGGCCATACCTGCTGCCCACCTGGTAGACAGCGGTAATTACACCTgcatggcctccaactccattgGCAAGAGCACCCTTGTAATCTCTCTCCATGTCCAGCCTGCCCAGGCCCTACATGCACCTGATTCTCTTTCCATCCCCTCGGAGGGCAATGCCTACGTTGACCTGCGGGTTGTCAAGCAGACAGTGCATGGGATTTTGCTGGAGTGGcttgcagtggctgacacctctAAGGAGGAGTGGTTCACCCTCTACATTGCATCGGATGAAGCCTTCAGGAAGGAGGTGGTTCACATTGGCCCTGGAATCAATACTTATGCTGTGGATGACCTGCTTCCTGGCACAAAATATgaggcctgcctcagcctagagGGCCAGCCTCCACACCAGGGCCAATGTGTAGCTTTTGTAACAGGCAGAGATGCTGGTGGGCTAGAGGCACGTGAGCGCCTCCTGCATGTCACAGTGGTCCTGTGTGTGGTGCTGCTTGCAGTGCCTGTGGGCGCCTATGCCTGGGCAGCCCAGGGCCCCTGCAGCTGCAGCAAGTGGGTCCTGCGCTGCTGTCTTCATCGCAGGAAAGACCCCAGCTGCCCCCCTGCAGCCCCGCAGTGCAGGGATGGCTCCTTTAGAGAACATCCAGCTGTCTGTGATGATGGTGAAGGGCACATAGACACTGAGGGGgacaaggagaaagaaggaacagAAGACAACAGCTGAACAACCCAGGCCATGGGGTGAAAACAGCTTGGGCTTCAAGCCTCTGAAACCAACCCTCTGCAGTAGctccatccatttatccaacaAGTATAtattgagcacccactgtgtTCCAAGCACTGAACTTGACACAGGGGGTTCAAGAGTAAAAAGGGAAACAGAGTCTTTATCTTCATGATAAAGGGGACATAGTCATTATCTTCATAAAGTTAAAGTCAGTGAAGATTTGTCCTATCAAATTAATCACTTTATTATACATGGTGATTAGAAATCACTAAATATTAGTCTCTGCATATACTTAGCCTATAACATTTACATGTTTATACATAACATCTATGtataacattttacatatattatcctGTAAATGAAGGTAGACTTCTACCCactttttataggtgaagaaactgcAGCCTGGACAGTTCAATGATACACCCAAAGTCCACATCTGGCAGGAGGCAGAAGCCCCATTCAAAAAAGGTTCCAGTTCCATCGTTTCCTTGAATGTCTGTTTTGCAGTATTCTTGTGTCTTTCATTGTTTATAAAGTACGACCCTCTCTCTTCATGACAAACTGCCAATGAGATCACATAAATATGATGTTCCAAAGAGCTGCCCATCAGGGTGATGAGAGCTGTTGGGTAATGTGAGTGTCTTTTTGTGGGTGTCTGTTACCCTGTGAGCACAGCCCTTGGTGCTGCTGGGCAGGCTGGAGCCATCAGCACTGAGGAAGAGCAGGAGATTGGCTGCAGCCCTGGGTCTGGCAGAGAGCAGACTCTGCAGGGCCATACCCAGAAGGAAGAGCACCCATATGTACGCTGCTTTCCCCTAGTCAATGTCTCAAGCCCTCCTATGAAATCCATGAGAGGTGGTCGTTTCCTCCTAGCCGGACCCATGTGGAATGGAGGGGCCCCAAGAATCCCAGCATCAGCTCATCGTCCTTCTGAACAGCCCTTCTAGGGGAGACCATTCCCAGGATTTAATCCACATCTGTCTCCCTGAACTTTCCCTCACTGGCCACATGGAAACCTTTCGAAGACTGTAAACATGAACTAGTCTCGTTGTGACATCTCCACACGTTTCCTCCTTCCCACCTTTTTTACCCATTCCTAATCAACCTTTTAGGCCTCTCTCAAGTGTGTACATTACGTCTTCCACAGAGCTTTCCTTGACTTCACACTTCTGGGGAAAAGGACAGTATGCATGGTGTGTCCATTGGTTGTGAGACATTTGCAGGCAAAGACTGACCTTCCTCACTGTGGCCACTGCATTCGTCTAATACCTGGATTGTGTTCATAATCAATGTTAGttaacaataaattttaaaaaattgaagacgGCTCTCATTTTCAGACTAATTGTCCACTCATTTTTTCAGGTTCtactcatttgttttcttctgggcattagaaaaaaaaaaaacctctaaactaaaaaaaaatttgggacagggtctcactatgttgcatgGGCTGgacccaaactcctggcctcaatctaTCCTCcaatctcagtctcccaagtactgggattacacctggcaaaaataacttttatatgaaaatttttaGTCATGCCAAAAGTAGAGAGAATCTCATTCCTCCTCTTCAGTCACCTTCAGCATGTTTTAACATTTTCCAAGCTTATTTCATCTTGTCCTTGCcctcaacacttttttttaactGGAGTGTTTTAAAACAAATGCAAAGCTTCACACCAGTTTACCTGTAAATGTTTTAGTTTGAGGTCTAAcagatgaagttttaaaaaacataaccacAATGTTATTATCACTCCtaagaacatatattttaaaattatatggacatatatatatacatatttagataTGCACATGTgtacaacacacacatacatgtaatgTAGTAGATAATTTATTTATGTGGAATTTCCTATgataaatttttgaagaaaagtggTTGGGGCAAGAAAAGAACTTGTACTTCTCGTGGCCTCTGTGTACTTCCTTCCATAGCATCAAGGggggttgatatggtttggctgtgtccccgcccaaatctcatcttcaattgtagtttccataatccccacatgtcatgggagggacccaataggaggtaattgaatcatgggggtagtttcccccatgccattctcatgatagtaagttctcacaaggtttgatggttttataaagggcttcccCCTTCGatcagctctcattcttctctctcctgctgccatgtgaagaaggacatgtttgcttccccttccaccatgattgtaactttcccgagtcctccccagtcatgctgaactgtgagtcaattaaacatgtttcctctataaattacacagtctcaggtatgtctttattagcagcatgagaatgaactaatacagtgatCTACGGATCTTGAGGGTGCTGCCATCATGAAATAGCCTGGGCTACCATGAAGGTGAGAGTGGATGTTCAGGCCTTCACACCAAGCAAAGGAAGCTTGGTGGTGCACATGAGACAGAGGGGTCAGGGGGAGGGAAGGGCTGTGGAAGAGGGGCAAGCAGTGCAGGGGGAGAGCCAGGAGCATGTTGATGGGCAGGGCAGTATTCAGCTGCTTCTGTAAACATAGAAATTTAGGGAGAGGGAAAATGGTCTAGGGAGGATTTCTGAGAATCTGATACTTTTTAAGATGCTTGGGCTGCCCCTTGAAAAACCCTAGAGTAAAGATTCACGTTACTCAGATTGAATAAGGCAATTTCACAGTGGGGATGCAAGAATAGACCCTGGCTGGAATGTGGTTTCTTGGGCttaaattttggttttcttaCTGGCCTTGTTGTACCAGGGAAGTTACTCTCTTTTCATGTACCTTAGtcttctcacctataaaatagagtaataatagtaccttagttttctcacctgtaaaatggggattataacagtccttacctcatagggttattcTGATAATTATacgaggctttttttttttaacatgtaaaGTTCTCAgaacaatacctggcacatagtaaacccTCAGTAAAtgtcacaaaaataaatgttaccaTCATTTCAGGCACCTACGTCAGTTTGTGCTTTCTTTGAATGTGACTCAGCACATAGACAGGGCCATTTGGAATATCAGATCTTATTAGgactacatatatgtgtatacttataaatatatatatgtaataacaTGATATCTAGGCTAATATCCTTCATATGTTCTGTTTAATTCATGTTGAAAAGATGCTACAGTTTCAGATATAGTTGTCATGCCCTTGAGAAgcttatttatttagagtttaGACCGTACAAGTTTAAGGCAAATGCCTTTGATTGAGGAGACATTTGTAAGCAGGGCTACTTGCTTTTAAAATGAAGACTCCCTAGGCCCAGGCAATGAACAATTTAAGAGAGGaatgttgttctttttcttttcttctttccttctatcTTGTTAGAGACATACACCTAACACCTAGAAGAGAGCCTGGCATAGACGATATACTCCAAACTTGTCACCCTAGGAATGGCTGAGTAAATTAttgagaaatgaataaataactgaACCTCATTCAGGCCTCAAAAGGGGTACAGGTACATGTGCACGATTTTATAACATCAAACCAATGTCCCCAACATCAGCCTGTTGCTACTCTGCTTTATTGATCAAATGATGGTAGCTTAAGCCATGACCACCTCATTCTGGAAACTAGGCCCTTCAGAGAACCCCTCCCCAGGTTGTTTGTGAGTTTCCTAAGGGGTCCTCCATGTGGCacatgccagtctcctgcctcattcATCATGTGGCATCTTCTCCATTCTCCCTCTCCATCCCTTGGTGGCCAAGGCCCTTGAAGACTGTCAGGATGTGCCACTGCCCATCAACAGATGCCAACACCCCTGGCAGGTGGACTGGCCTTGGATTCCCTCAATGCCTTCAGTCCCTAAAAATAGAATCACCAAAATCCTTAGAgaagcagagcatggtggctccTTCGCAGCTCTGAACACACTTTTCCAGCTGGATTCTGAGG
The Pongo abelii isolate AG06213 chromosome 8, NHGRI_mPonAbe1-v2.0_pri, whole genome shotgun sequence genome window above contains:
- the LRIT2 gene encoding leucine-rich repeat, immunoglobulin-like domain and transmembrane domain-containing protein 2 isoform X1, coding for MASVFHYFLLVLVFLDTHAAQPFCLPGCTCSEESFGRTLQCTSISLGKIPGKLPEEFKQVRIENSPLFEMPQGSFINMSTLEYLWLNFNNISVIHLGALEHLPELRELRLEGNKLCSVPWTAFRATPLLRVLDLRRNKIDALPELALQFLVNLTYLDLSSNRLTVVSKSVFLNWPAYQKRRQPDCGAEILSSLVVALHDNPWVCDCRLRGLVQFVKSITLPVILVNTYLICRGPLSKAGQLFHETELSACMKPQISTPSANVTIRVGQNVTLRCLAQASPSPSIAWTYPLIMWREFDGLLGDKHLTPVLTSSTGEDTALSELAIPAAHLVDSGNYTCMASNSIGKSTLVISLHVQPAQALHAPDSLSIPSEGNAYVDLRVVKQTVHGILLEWLAVADTSKEEWFTLYIASDEAFRKEVVHIGPGINTYAVDDLLPGTKYEACLSLEGQPPHQGQCVAFVTGRDAGGLEARERLLHVTVVLCVVLLAVPVGAYAWAAQGPCSCSKWVLRCCLHRRKDPSCPPAAPQCRDGSFREHPAVCDDGEGHIDTEGDKEKEGTEDNS
- the LRIT2 gene encoding leucine-rich repeat, immunoglobulin-like domain and transmembrane domain-containing protein 2 isoform X2, with translation MASVFHYFLLVLVFLDTHAAQPFCLPGCTCSEESFGRTLQCTSISLGKIPGKLPEEFKQVRIENSPLFEMPQGSFINMSTLEYLWLNFNNISVIHLGALEHLPELRELRLEGNKLCSVPWTAFRATPLLRVLDLRRNKIDALPELALQFLVNLTYLDLSSNRLTVVSKSVFLNWPAYQKRRQPDCGAEILSSLVVALHDNPWVCDCRLRGLVQFVKSITLPVILVNTYLICRGPLSKAGQLFHETELSACMKPQISTPSANVTIRVGQNVTLRCLAQASPSPSIAWTYPLIMWREFDVLTSSTGEDTALSELAIPAAHLVDSGNYTCMASNSIGKSTLVISLHVQPAQALHAPDSLSIPSEGNAYVDLRVVKQTVHGILLEWLAVADTSKEEWFTLYIASDEAFRKEVVHIGPGINTYAVDDLLPGTKYEACLSLEGQPPHQGQCVAFVTGRDAGGLEARERLLHVTVVLCVVLLAVPVGAYAWAAQGPCSCSKWVLRCCLHRRKDPSCPPAAPQCRDGSFREHPAVCDDGEGHIDTEGDKEKEGTEDNS